In Silvanigrella paludirubra, the following are encoded in one genomic region:
- the accC gene encoding acetyl-CoA carboxylase biotin carboxylase subunit, which produces MIQDQFLPLIHKPFKKVLIANRGEIGVRIIRACRDLGLSPLAVYSTADLHSRHVAMADAALCIGGGPSNESYLNIGNIIKAAKELGAEAIHPGFGFLSESAEFANEVLKAGIVWVGPSPNAIHSMGDKTLAKRKVTEAGVPCSPGKNEPLKDLKDLQDIVHQVGYPMILKAAAGGGGRGMRVVRADSELANAFESCQREALSYFGNADVFCERYIEHPRHVEFQVMADSHGNTVHLFERDCTIQRRHQKLIEEAPSSYISEETRHKMGEIAVRAAQSVGYVNAGTVEFILESPTKFYFMEMNTRIQVEHPVTEVITGVDLLQTQLKVAMGEKLPFTQKDLSIRGWAFEARINSEDPYNGFRPDPGVIKELEFPSGPGIRVDSHIYSKYKIPEFYDSMIAKLIVHGTSRNDALNKMARALSEFYIEGIQTTIPFHQALIEFPAFREGKYTTRFIEENEHLLEDSEKTRKDLTEQEAIVVAIKIMEKKSKLEATSTAEFQQPESWARAYRLESTKR; this is translated from the coding sequence ATGATACAAGATCAATTCTTACCTCTTATTCATAAGCCTTTTAAAAAAGTATTAATTGCAAATCGTGGCGAAATTGGTGTGCGCATCATTCGTGCTTGCCGTGACCTTGGACTTTCTCCCTTAGCTGTATATTCAACTGCAGATCTGCATTCAAGGCATGTTGCTATGGCTGATGCCGCTTTATGTATTGGGGGTGGACCAAGCAATGAAAGTTATTTAAATATTGGCAATATAATTAAAGCAGCAAAAGAGCTTGGCGCAGAAGCCATTCATCCCGGATTTGGTTTTTTGTCTGAAAGTGCTGAGTTTGCAAATGAAGTATTAAAAGCGGGCATTGTTTGGGTTGGTCCCTCACCAAATGCGATTCACTCAATGGGTGATAAAACTCTGGCAAAGCGTAAAGTAACAGAAGCCGGTGTTCCTTGTAGTCCAGGTAAAAATGAACCCTTAAAAGACCTAAAAGATCTCCAGGATATCGTTCATCAAGTTGGATATCCCATGATTTTAAAAGCAGCTGCTGGTGGTGGCGGTAGAGGAATGCGTGTTGTTCGGGCGGACTCCGAACTTGCAAATGCATTTGAGTCCTGTCAAAGAGAAGCATTAAGTTACTTTGGTAATGCAGATGTTTTTTGTGAAAGATACATTGAACATCCAAGACATGTTGAATTTCAAGTTATGGCTGATTCTCATGGAAATACGGTTCATTTATTTGAACGTGATTGCACAATTCAAAGAAGGCATCAAAAATTAATTGAAGAAGCTCCTTCTAGTTACATTAGTGAAGAAACTCGCCATAAAATGGGAGAAATTGCAGTAAGAGCAGCACAAAGTGTAGGTTATGTAAATGCAGGTACTGTTGAATTTATTTTAGAATCCCCAACTAAATTTTATTTTATGGAAATGAATACGCGCATTCAGGTAGAACATCCAGTTACGGAAGTGATTACTGGTGTAGACTTATTACAAACACAACTTAAAGTAGCAATGGGTGAAAAATTACCATTTACTCAAAAAGATTTATCCATTCGTGGTTGGGCTTTTGAAGCTCGAATTAACTCTGAAGATCCATATAATGGTTTTAGACCAGATCCTGGTGTAATTAAAGAATTAGAATTTCCTTCGGGGCCTGGAATTCGAGTAGATTCACATATTTATTCTAAATATAAAATTCCTGAATTTTATGATTCAATGATTGCAAAATTAATCGTTCATGGGACTTCTAGAAATGATGCTTTAAACAAAATGGCTAGAGCTTTAAGTGAATTTTATATAGAAGGAATTCAGACAACAATTCCTTTTCATCAAGCATTAATCGAATTTCCTGCTTTTCGTGAAGGAAAATATACCACTCGTTTTATTGAAGAAAATGAGCATTTATTAGAAGACTCCGAAAAAACAAGAAAAGATTTAACGGAACAAGAAGCTATTGTCGTTGCTATTAAAATCATGGAAAAAAAATCAAAATTAGAAGCTACATCTACTGCTGAATTTCAGCAACCTGAATCTTGGGCAAGAGCTTATCGTTTGGAAAGCACAAAAAGATAA